Proteins from a genomic interval of Sphingobacterium sp. SYP-B4668:
- a CDS encoding sensor histidine kinase, whose protein sequence is MLLIYRRTSEGDNALFFQSIGAIIFTSVICFVYYISPRLFGRHKIDWGVGATLLLFIVAWVLLAGSFSNTNRHNGPWTDNLFDSPALPVALVMFLSLFAYEGIKAWISFFQKKEQTLLRKIAKEAFIVVAISALLTFLSLGLSPNVAYICLAIPYGYCVYALQYYQLLKHLENGKLNTPLYAIISIITATLLFIPFATLIRLASHSWGNEIVVLGICMNAIIIPLTYLLYFNQRKQSLQMVHLRQELGQTSADLKLLQSQINPHFLFNVMNTIYGIALQENAERTAEGVQKLGDMMRFMLHENQQDSILLSREVEYLKEYIDLQSLRTAPVDTVQISYEIPEILEGYHISPMLLIPFVENAFKHGISLNKPSWIRINLSVSDGVLKFSVYNSIHRLQDHDPESEHSGLGLENVKHRLNLMYAKQHHLHIEETVVEFFTFLTLQIGKR, encoded by the coding sequence ATGTTATTAATATACAGGAGAACGAGTGAGGGAGACAATGCACTCTTTTTTCAGTCCATAGGAGCGATTATATTTACATCAGTGATATGCTTTGTATACTATATCAGTCCACGGCTATTCGGTCGGCACAAAATAGATTGGGGAGTAGGCGCTACCTTGTTACTCTTTATCGTCGCCTGGGTATTACTCGCTGGGTCCTTTTCCAATACCAATAGACACAATGGCCCATGGACAGACAATCTATTTGATTCACCTGCACTGCCAGTCGCTCTAGTCATGTTTCTCTCTCTTTTTGCCTATGAAGGAATCAAAGCCTGGATTTCCTTTTTCCAAAAAAAAGAACAGACACTACTTCGAAAAATTGCAAAAGAAGCATTCATCGTAGTAGCTATCAGCGCATTGCTAACCTTCCTCTCCTTAGGCCTGTCTCCGAATGTAGCTTATATCTGTTTAGCAATTCCTTACGGATATTGCGTGTATGCACTTCAGTACTACCAGCTATTAAAACATCTGGAAAATGGCAAATTGAACACCCCGCTATATGCCATTATTTCCATTATCACTGCCACACTACTTTTTATCCCCTTTGCAACCCTGATCAGGCTAGCCTCACATTCATGGGGAAATGAGATAGTGGTTCTAGGGATATGTATGAATGCCATAATCATTCCATTAACCTATCTCCTGTATTTCAATCAACGAAAACAATCACTCCAAATGGTCCATCTCCGTCAAGAGCTAGGCCAGACTTCCGCGGACCTGAAACTCCTGCAATCACAAATAAATCCACATTTTTTGTTCAACGTGATGAACACCATATACGGCATCGCACTACAGGAGAATGCAGAGAGAACTGCCGAAGGGGTGCAAAAGTTGGGAGATATGATGCGATTCATGCTCCATGAGAATCAACAAGATTCTATTTTGTTGTCTAGAGAAGTAGAATACTTGAAAGAATACATCGACCTCCAGTCCCTGCGCACTGCTCCTGTCGACACGGTACAGATTAGTTACGAAATTCCGGAAATCCTAGAAGGATACCATATATCCCCCATGCTGTTGATACCTTTCGTAGAAAATGCATTCAAGCATGGAATAAGTCTTAACAAGCCCTCTTGGATCCGGATCAACTTAAGTGTAAGCGATGGTGTACTAAAATTCAGTGTTTACAACAGTATCCATCGACTTCAAGACCACGACCCCGAAAGTGAACACTCTGGACTTGGTCTCGAGAATGTCAAACATAGATTGAACCTAATGTATGCTAAGCAACATCATCTCCATATTGAAGAGACGGTCGTTGAATTCTTTACCTTCTTAACCTTGCAGATAGGCAAAAGATAA
- a CDS encoding LytR/AlgR family response regulator transcription factor, which produces MISAIAIDDEPIALDIVDHYAQKVPFLSLEKKFSNALEAIGYLNERPIDLLFLDIKMPDISGIDFFKSLKTKPLLIFTTAYSEHAVTGFELEAIDYLLKPFSFPRFLKACNKASNLVRPTAVTNHIFVKDGVDMVRVDFDEILYLEGTGNYVSFVLKSKKILVRMTFKESLELLPPHDFIQIHRSYIVNIKLIDKLERHLISISGHRIPVSGAYLSDTKERLKSPPITR; this is translated from the coding sequence ATGATAAGTGCTATTGCTATAGATGACGAACCGATTGCATTGGATATTGTGGACCACTATGCGCAAAAGGTGCCATTTCTATCCTTAGAGAAGAAATTTTCAAATGCTTTAGAAGCAATAGGATATCTAAACGAAAGGCCTATAGATTTACTCTTTTTGGATATCAAGATGCCAGATATCTCGGGAATTGATTTTTTTAAAAGCCTCAAGACAAAACCTCTTTTGATTTTTACAACGGCTTATTCAGAACACGCTGTAACGGGGTTTGAACTTGAGGCTATAGATTATTTATTAAAACCCTTTTCTTTTCCCAGGTTCTTGAAAGCCTGCAACAAAGCGAGTAATTTAGTACGGCCCACCGCCGTTACAAATCATATCTTCGTAAAAGATGGTGTTGACATGGTACGCGTGGATTTCGATGAAATCTTGTATTTAGAAGGTACCGGAAATTATGTAAGTTTTGTACTGAAAAGCAAAAAAATCCTAGTACGCATGACCTTCAAAGAATCCTTAGAACTGTTGCCACCACACGATTTTATCCAAATTCATCGCTCATATATCGTCAATATCAAGCTGATAGATAAACTCGAAAGGCATTTAATCTCAATCTCAGGACATCGTATTCCGGTAAGTGGAGCTTATCTTTCCGATACAAAAGAGCGATTGAAATCCCCTCCAATCACCAGATAG
- a CDS encoding zinc-binding alcohol dehydrogenase family protein, with product MKAIVLRAPKILEEIELPYPAPPAEDEVLLKVIRVSICGTDLHAYNGNQPFFSYPRILGHEIAASVVQVGRQVTHVQVGDLCTIEPYRNQVIDQAVRRGKTNCGKQMTVFGVHEDGAMREYFTYKAANVHPVVGLELDQLSLIEPLAIASHALERADIQTDDTVLIIGAGPIGYGIVAIARLLGVKIAVLEVSPHRASIIKHHFPEVHVLLHSDTIHQDLETIFEGELPTIILDATGNRQSMESTFEYAAPGGSIIFVGLFMGQLVFDDPTFHRKELTLKASRNARSKDFVKIIGLLKAGDLKLEGYISHHIRFDDLTTEFNKLYDPDEHVMKAIVTFD from the coding sequence ATGAAAGCAATTGTACTGCGGGCACCAAAAATACTTGAAGAGATCGAACTTCCATACCCAGCACCACCAGCCGAAGATGAAGTATTACTTAAAGTAATAAGAGTATCCATATGTGGGACAGACCTACACGCATACAATGGGAATCAGCCTTTTTTCAGCTATCCTCGGATTTTGGGACATGAAATTGCAGCCAGTGTCGTCCAAGTGGGACGCCAGGTAACACATGTACAGGTAGGTGACCTCTGTACGATAGAGCCTTATCGCAACCAAGTAATCGATCAAGCTGTACGTCGTGGGAAGACCAACTGCGGAAAGCAAATGACCGTATTCGGCGTACATGAGGATGGGGCTATGCGCGAGTATTTTACGTATAAAGCAGCTAATGTACATCCTGTTGTCGGGTTGGAACTAGACCAACTCTCGCTTATAGAACCCTTAGCAATCGCTTCCCATGCCCTTGAACGTGCGGATATTCAAACGGATGACACTGTGCTCATCATCGGCGCAGGCCCAATTGGGTATGGGATTGTAGCCATTGCACGTTTACTAGGTGTCAAGATAGCCGTATTAGAAGTTAGCCCACACCGGGCTTCAATTATTAAGCATCATTTTCCTGAGGTTCATGTACTCTTGCATTCCGACACCATCCATCAGGATTTGGAGACAATCTTCGAAGGAGAGTTGCCCACCATTATCCTAGATGCCACAGGGAACCGGCAATCCATGGAGAGCACCTTCGAATATGCCGCTCCAGGAGGCAGCATCATATTTGTTGGTCTATTTATGGGACAGCTCGTATTTGATGACCCTACATTCCATCGCAAAGAACTTACACTGAAGGCCAGTCGCAATGCCCGTTCTAAAGATTTCGTCAAGATCATCGGATTATTGAAGGCAGGCGACTTAAAGCTAGAAGGTTACATAAGCCACCATATCCGATTTGACGATCTTACTACCGAATTCAACAAGCTATATGACCCAGATGAGCACGTGATGAAAGCCATTGTTACATTTGACTAG
- a CDS encoding LytR/AlgR family response regulator transcription factor: MIKAVILDDEVKGSSLLQHKLNAFADVITVERIFNDAPLALAEIQKIKPDVLFLDVEMPVMNGFQFLEALGQFEFDVIFVTAYNVYTLDALRANALDYLLKPVDPDELACALNKLVKKLASKAELVKMNVMNREGTGTRLALPTVEGIYFVKKEEIIKVEAMSNYSVFNLSNLSKIIVSKTLKEFESLLEADGFVRVNRSVIVNLHFVTRYKKGEGGSIELIDGSEVEVSASKKQFLLNRLFGS; encoded by the coding sequence ATGATAAAAGCAGTCATATTAGATGATGAGGTAAAAGGCAGCTCGCTTTTACAACATAAACTAAATGCTTTTGCAGACGTAATCACTGTGGAGCGTATTTTTAATGATGCTCCACTAGCCTTGGCCGAAATTCAAAAAATTAAACCCGATGTACTTTTCCTTGATGTGGAAATGCCTGTCATGAATGGATTTCAGTTTTTAGAGGCCTTGGGTCAATTTGAATTTGACGTTATTTTTGTAACAGCTTACAATGTTTATACATTGGATGCCCTTCGAGCCAATGCTTTAGATTATTTGCTCAAGCCTGTAGATCCCGATGAACTAGCGTGTGCGCTCAATAAACTGGTCAAGAAACTTGCGTCCAAGGCAGAGCTTGTTAAGATGAATGTCATGAATCGGGAAGGGACCGGTACGCGATTGGCATTGCCAACGGTGGAAGGTATATATTTTGTCAAAAAAGAAGAAATCATTAAAGTTGAAGCCATGAGTAATTACTCGGTCTTCAATTTGTCCAATCTATCCAAAATAATTGTTTCCAAAACCCTAAAAGAATTTGAGAGCCTCTTGGAAGCGGACGGATTTGTTCGCGTGAATCGAAGTGTTATTGTCAATTTACATTTCGTGACACGTTATAAGAAAGGCGAGGGTGGGAGTATCGAGTTGATTGATGGCTCTGAAGTAGAAGTATCAGCTTCGAAGAAGCAATTTCTACTGAACCGATTGTTTGGAAGTTAA
- a CDS encoding sensor histidine kinase yields the protein MKRIYRVSYIFFMCVIAPLATFGQERIFNYLHFTIQDGLPSNVVRDAVVDKSGLLWIATNKGLCYYDGAHFFAVDLNEGESNFTNDLSRISIDQDNKIWMATYNQGLLCYDRTKAMKDAVTQYGAKVAGGELEKHELYAVHYSGSKVYFGGQETDLQVLDTKSKQINIVKLGNTIGQETIFSIREDRKGIIWVGTRYSGVYAYDPLSKKISHYDLKKDGENSATGFCFIDDATYVAYYDQDLIRIDHSLQQIVSRDIFGTLANHTPYANFVTDIAYIPTQHKILAAHVKDGLYSYDVRNKRIVHISPRDILPNELVDMRINTIIPVANGYYLCSNRGLFYYADKLNAIKELLVEVDDPILELFKVGESVWYRTAKHIGMLSADFGSRISTYSLEGLHISQIRAFGQKIYLSTFDKGVYLFDSTEPGIKPLEIVGPTFGFEKADCNSVLIDTLSGVPVLWIGSWNSGLYRYTFDTKEIVLYNRKNGLVDHKVITVSKDGSGAIWLGMDGFGAVQIKDKKRMEFINHTYQKTENSISSNTVFSFLLDSSKNFWYSTSDQGVGLIIDRLGKVSFEKKRDKNRFPWTYATSLEEDGKNRIWMKTSDGVMIFNPKDGAFFQLNPGDGLFPPNRFVTSNYYFDKETVIWMTNKGLVKGLLTLVEEDDLREVKPIVSAFKVMNHDQSYRLFADDIMLAPNENTFSFHFSSPQVPKTTRLRYSYKLEGVDKEWIASDDYQQAIYTNVPGGQYTFHLRVGDQEGNWSKHAVVIPLSVKLNWFQSLWFKVTVIGSIFLVVILFFVYRIGQQKKINRLQKKFTVTLQQELQRNERKIKEQAEVLEFEKQEKLETEFREKLYESELKAIRSQMNPHFIFNVLNSIEAYVVENDAESASKLIHKFASLSRIVLENSQFSIVSITSELQLVKLYLELEQDRFDHMFTYQIKIDSGLKMNSKKIPSMLIQPIVENAVHHGIRHRLDEQGKILIRVSEVEQKIIIEILDNGIGFESGDTSHSSYKATSFGLKGVENRLRMINSKLSTEIAGITVDKAPEEADYTVKVVIVLPSVD from the coding sequence ATGAAGCGTATATATAGGGTCAGCTATATTTTTTTCATGTGCGTAATTGCTCCACTTGCAACTTTTGGGCAGGAAAGAATATTTAACTATTTGCACTTTACCATTCAGGACGGTTTGCCAAGTAATGTCGTCAGAGATGCTGTTGTAGATAAATCGGGGTTGCTTTGGATTGCCACGAATAAGGGACTTTGTTATTACGATGGTGCACACTTTTTCGCTGTTGATCTTAACGAAGGAGAGTCTAATTTTACAAATGATCTAAGTCGAATTAGCATAGACCAAGACAACAAAATCTGGATGGCAACTTATAATCAAGGTCTGCTCTGCTATGATCGGACCAAAGCTATGAAAGATGCGGTGACCCAATATGGCGCTAAAGTCGCCGGTGGTGAATTGGAAAAGCATGAACTTTATGCAGTACATTATTCCGGTAGTAAAGTCTATTTTGGTGGGCAAGAGACAGATTTACAGGTCCTAGATACCAAAAGTAAGCAAATCAATATCGTAAAACTCGGAAACACTATTGGTCAGGAAACCATATTCAGTATTCGTGAAGACCGCAAGGGTATCATTTGGGTGGGTACACGATACAGTGGGGTATATGCATACGATCCCCTATCAAAAAAGATTAGCCATTATGATTTGAAAAAAGATGGTGAAAATAGCGCAACCGGATTTTGTTTCATAGATGATGCTACATATGTGGCTTATTATGATCAAGATTTGATTCGCATAGATCATAGTCTTCAGCAAATCGTAAGTCGTGATATATTTGGTACCCTTGCCAATCATACACCGTATGCTAATTTTGTAACAGATATCGCCTATATCCCCACGCAACATAAGATACTGGCCGCACATGTCAAAGATGGGCTTTACAGTTATGACGTACGGAATAAGAGGATAGTGCACATATCTCCGCGAGATATCTTGCCCAATGAATTGGTCGATATGCGTATCAATACTATAATTCCGGTCGCGAATGGCTACTATTTATGTTCCAATCGCGGACTATTTTACTATGCTGACAAACTGAATGCTATCAAGGAACTGCTTGTGGAAGTTGACGATCCAATCTTAGAGCTCTTCAAGGTCGGCGAATCGGTATGGTATCGAACGGCTAAGCACATCGGGATGTTGTCAGCGGATTTTGGAAGTCGAATCTCGACGTATTCGTTGGAGGGGTTGCATATCAGTCAAATACGCGCTTTTGGTCAGAAGATATACCTCTCGACCTTTGATAAGGGGGTGTATCTTTTCGATTCAACCGAACCGGGTATAAAACCCTTGGAAATCGTGGGGCCAACGTTTGGTTTTGAAAAGGCCGATTGCAATAGCGTGCTAATCGATACTCTTTCGGGGGTACCGGTCTTGTGGATCGGATCGTGGAATTCGGGATTGTATCGATATACGTTTGATACAAAAGAGATAGTGCTCTATAATAGAAAGAATGGCCTGGTAGACCATAAAGTTATTACCGTTTCTAAAGATGGTTCTGGAGCTATTTGGTTGGGAATGGATGGATTTGGAGCTGTTCAGATAAAGGACAAGAAACGTATGGAATTTATAAATCACACGTATCAAAAAACGGAAAATAGCATTTCTTCCAATACGGTCTTTTCATTTCTGTTGGATTCCAGTAAAAATTTTTGGTATAGCACTAGTGACCAAGGGGTGGGACTGATAATCGATCGGCTTGGAAAGGTATCTTTTGAGAAAAAGAGAGATAAAAATCGATTCCCGTGGACATATGCAACCAGTTTGGAAGAGGATGGTAAGAATCGTATTTGGATGAAGACGAGTGATGGAGTCATGATTTTCAATCCCAAAGACGGTGCTTTTTTTCAGTTGAATCCAGGAGATGGATTATTTCCTCCCAATAGATTCGTGACAAGCAACTATTATTTTGACAAGGAGACGGTGATATGGATGACCAACAAAGGATTGGTAAAAGGATTGTTGACCTTGGTAGAAGAGGATGATTTGCGGGAAGTAAAACCAATAGTGAGTGCTTTTAAGGTTATGAATCACGATCAGTCATACAGACTATTTGCGGACGACATCATGTTGGCTCCTAACGAAAATACTTTTTCTTTCCATTTTTCTTCCCCGCAAGTACCTAAAACCACTAGACTAAGGTATAGCTATAAACTGGAGGGTGTAGACAAAGAGTGGATCGCATCAGATGACTATCAACAGGCTATTTATACGAATGTGCCTGGGGGACAATATACCTTCCACCTAAGAGTGGGCGACCAAGAAGGGAATTGGTCTAAGCATGCCGTTGTGATACCGCTATCTGTTAAATTGAACTGGTTTCAGAGTCTGTGGTTCAAGGTTACGGTAATCGGATCGATATTCCTGGTTGTCATCTTGTTTTTTGTATACCGGATTGGTCAGCAAAAGAAAATCAATAGATTGCAAAAAAAATTCACTGTCACTTTACAGCAGGAATTGCAGCGCAACGAACGAAAGATAAAGGAACAGGCAGAAGTATTGGAATTTGAAAAGCAGGAAAAGTTGGAAACGGAATTTCGAGAAAAACTATATGAGAGCGAGCTGAAAGCAATACGCTCGCAAATGAACCCCCATTTTATCTTTAACGTGCTGAATTCCATAGAGGCCTATGTGGTAGAGAATGATGCGGAAAGCGCGAGTAAACTGATCCATAAATTTGCTTCTCTGAGTCGTATCGTTCTGGAGAATTCTCAATTTTCCATTGTATCTATTACCTCAGAATTGCAGCTGGTAAAGCTTTATTTAGAACTTGAGCAAGATCGCTTTGATCACATGTTTACGTATCAGATCAAAATCGATAGTGGGTTGAAAATGAACAGTAAAAAAATCCCTTCTATGTTGATACAACCTATTGTAGAGAACGCTGTACATCATGGAATCAGACATAGATTAGATGAGCAAGGAAAAATCTTAATTCGTGTATCTGAAGTTGAGCAGAAAATAATTATTGAAATACTGGACAACGGCATTGGTTTTGAATCAGGTGACACAAGTCATTCAAGCTATAAAGCGACTTCGTTTGGACTGAAGGGTGTGGAAAACAGACTTCGGATGATTAATAGCAAGCTATCTACGGAAATCGCAGGAATCACAGTGGACAAAGCGCCGGAAGAAGCGGATTATACCGTGAAAGTTGTAATCGTACTTCCGTCGGTAGATTGA